In Benincasa hispida cultivar B227 chromosome 8, ASM972705v1, whole genome shotgun sequence, the sequence TCCACTGCTTCGTATGGAAAGATACTCTTGATTATAAATGGGCCAGACCATCGTGACTTTAGCTTTCGTGGAAACAAACGAAGGCGAGAGTTAAATAACAAAACTTGTTGTCGTTCTTCTTACTAATTCTTTCATCATGCCATCTTTTTGTTTgctctttataaattttggCATTCTCGTAAGTAGTTGTGCGTCATTCAACTGGGGCATTGGTCTATGGTTAACCGATATTGCACACCATCATTTAGCTATTGCTATTCTTTTCCTGATAGCGGGTCACATGTATAGGACCAACTGGGGCATTGGTCATGGTATAAAAGAGATTTGAGAGGCTCATAAAGGTCCATTTACAGGCCAGGGCCataaaggtaaatttgattaGTATATTCATAATGATGCGATTAATGAAGTGTACCTTCATCGCTGATTAATGCACGGGGCATGCCAAATCTCATGAAAATGTTCTTTTTGAGAAACTTAGCCACCATGATCACATCATTCTTGGCGTAAAAGATGGCCTCCACCCATTTGGAGACGTAATCCACAACTACTAAAATATATTGGTGGCCTCTAGGTCCTGGAAAGgggcccatgaagtctatgccccaaACGTCAAACAATTCTACTTCCAAGGTAGAAGTCAACGACATTTTGTCTTTTCTGGTCATATTCCCTGTCCTCTGGCACCTATCGCATTGCATTGCATGGGTGCGGTCATCCTCGAATAGATTTGGCCAAAAGTAGCCACTATGAAGGACTTTAGCAATAGTCTTTTGCCCCCCAAAGTGTCTTCCATAAAGGGATTCGTGACACTGTTCTAGGATGTGCTGGATTTCATGCTCAGGGATGCATCATCGCATGATGTGATCTGGCCCCAATTTATACAAGAAGAGGTCGTCCCAGAAGTAAAATTTTGCAACATGCCTCAACTTCTTTTTCTGCTGATGAGAGTATCCTTCTAGTGTTTGACCGCAAACTAAGAAGTTCATGATGTCCGCATACTAGGGATCATCATCGCGTATTTTCATCAGCTTCTCGTTTGGGAAGCAATCTTCAGTATCCTTATCTTTTCCTTGAACCTCAATATTCTCCAACTGTGACAAATGATCAGCCACTTGGTTTTAAGTATCCTTATGATCTCTGATTTCTAAGTCATATTCTTGCAAAAGCATGAACCACCAGATTAGTCTAGGCTTCGCATCCTTTTTTGCCATCAAGAGTTTGATCGCAGAATGGTAAGTTTGTACCACTACGTTAGACCCTACCATATATTGACTGAATTTGTCCGATGCAAAAAATACTGCAAGCATTTTCTTTTCCGTAGTGGTATAGTTTTCCTACAATCATTTAGCATTTTATTAGCATAGTAGATAGGATGTAAGATCTCATCTTGCCTCTGGCCTAGTATAGCCCCTACCGCATAATTGCTGGCATCACACATTACCACAAAGGGTTGCATCCAATCAGGTGCAACAAGATAGATGCTGATATGAGCGCATCTCTTAGAGTGTGAAATTCCTTGGTGCATGCTTCATCGAACTCAAATACTCGATCGGTTTCTAGGAGCGTACTCAAAGGCCTGGCATTTTGGGAGAAGCTTCGGATAAATCTGCGGTAAAAACCCGCATGTCCCAAGAAACTTCTAAGTGTATTAACATTTATCGGTGGTGGTAGTTTAGCTATTGCATCAATTTTTGCCTAATCTACCTCAATTCCTTCCTTGGACACTTTGTGTCCCAACACAATGCCTTCAGAtaccatgaagtggcactttTTCCAATTCAAAATAAGATTTGTTTCCTTAAACTTCTTCAACACATTCTCCAAATTTCTAAGGCAAACTCCGTAAGTGGTGTCAAAGATggagaaatcatccataaatactTCTACTGATTCTTCCAAAAATTCTaagaagattgccatcatgcacctctgaaaGGTGTCTGGCACATTGTAAATTCTGAACGGCATGCGATGGAAGGTAAAAgtgccaaatgggcatgtgaATATAGTCTTTTCCTGGTCCTCCAGTGCAATGGCAATCTGATTGTAGCCCGAGTATCCGTCTAAAAATCAGAAGAATTCATTACCTGCAAGTCTGtcaagcatttgatcgatgaatggtagTGGAAAATGGTCCTTTTTGGTAGCTTGGTTCAGCTTGTGGTAATCCATACAGATACACCATCCGGTCACGGTTCTTGTAGGAATCAGTTCGTTTTTACTATTGGCCACGACAATCATCCCACCTTTCCTTGGAACGCATTGGACTGGGCTGACCCAGCTACTATTAGAACTGGGGTAGATGACTCCCACATCaagccatttaatgatctccttttttacCACCTCTCTCATGGCTGGATTCAATCGGTGCTGCCTTTCTATTGAGCATGCTTTGTGTTCTTCTAACCGAATCTTGTGCATGTAGTAAGAgaggctaattcctctgatatctGCCAAGGTCCAGTCGATTGCTCTAGTATATCTTTTTAGCACATTTAGTAGCACTTTCTCATCTTCTTCGCTTAATGAtgactggtagaaatacaagttattgcaGCCtcttacttagaattatgaggataataagtagaatatgcagtgattatactaagaattcatgtgaaaaaagAGCTTGCGTCGAACAACATTggaaatctcggctaacccaatattatgcgttattttgcgACAAAACGTCTATCttttgtagctatcgtaggAACTGATCACATGCGGTGaatcccagaccatcgcaagGGTGATCGCATATGTTCATCGCATGGATATTATGGCTattaatcgcatgcgtccatcgcatggaggTTACAACTACAGaataataaccatgatagaagggtgatcgcaagAGTGGTGGAATGCAATGGtacttcggaaaccaagcatgaacgtataccttgggagtataaaaaatatgttgttgacatttcacctccCACGCCATTAGTAGCaaagattcagagcaggtctaTCGCGCCGTTAGTGGCAAAGACTCGGAGTGGGACCATCAATGTTGTCGGcaattgagctctataaatagagccttagagtccaaattcaaggcatctgagcttctgccttaaggcagatcctcatgatcacagatgagagcatgagaaTACATTCTTTGAGatttcttcattccttcatccattccaagtgacgaccggagctttgtcgaagatagatctcgagagagactactccacggcccttccatggcaccactggtagccttgacacacatctgatggaagcaagagattgcctacatctagccctccatctctcttctatctctgtattgtattacattttggcttaagacattaatacattttataatcaatgcatctctttatttccttcgattccatcttcattaacTTTTTCTATATCatcccttactttcattgcaacgaactaataagattgcaagagtatcgcatacttaataatgcggcatagacatatgaagcatgtagcaaaccattaagaggtgtgcgttgcacagGTATAGTGAttaaatcctctttgcttagtgggaggctgtagcaatgcttgtctatgagctgatcaacAGCGACTAACTacctgagagggtaagtggtaatggaacgcactaagcaaagtaaataatcttatgtcaaccatgctttatgtgatcatcttgtcttatgtatgcatcattcaccctttggacatacttgagaaagtagtctaaagatagaatctagacttgagagagtcatattagaatcgcataagtaagaagttctatttgctatttaCACAGTgcatgcgccctagaaataggatatggtggtatgcggtcatcttgtcttatgtgcacataagcaagaatagaaacttaaagataagttctatcgacattTTCGCATATGCATCACGTgcgtatatttgtgtatagcatgattacataacttgtgctggctggggttacccttgcaaTCAATCttaatgatgcggtgaagttatcccctccaccattttatctattttcccatgcatCCTATTATGCGTTAACAATTGTCGCGTCTCTATCAACTCTCATCATACTTCCATTGTTTAATCTGTTTAGTTCAGAGTAGGAGTAGCGAGTCttttaacttcattattcttttattcatcgccaCAGATACATTACTtcgcaacatttagttacaagtccctgagttcgacctcgatcaccccgagaaacttgtaatccgttatacttggcgagagaacaagaaaacttgtggtaggaacgcatggtcatcgcatatattcttaaacgcatattgcatatttctcagtccaacgcatgaccatcgacgcatggagatcaacgcatatcataagaAGCACGCATATTTATTCTCCATTTTCCATGCATCACTTAAGAAAGCAGAGATAATGACGGGGAGAGTGTCATTTTCTCCTAGATAAGTGTATTTGAGATGCGCTGGCAATGCCTTTAGCTCTAATGTGGgtggtgaaggaactcttatcagagtacccatgagcggaagcacgatcgatccaaatctattgtgatagaattaaaggcattcacaaatgtacagaacagttatgcattttctaacaaattacagcatgcttccataattaaaaacaaaaggaacgagaaatatacctttgaagaaacctttGTCTGTGaatctctcgctctcatgaTCATTGGAACAACAACCTCTTGTTGTTGCTCAGATCGTCTAGCCAATCTCTCGTTGTCTCTTAGATCACGAACAACTTGCTCCTTGAACAAGAACCTTTCGACACAATCactcggcaaccttggtattctcggagtgagaatccaggaggtgtgggctttgttagATTTAGTAAAGGGATAGAGGAAGGAAACAACCGAACTAAACGattaagtaagtgggagaagttctatcgtatagacacaGAAGATACTTAATTgttagtaaatctcgctcttgtgagaatcgtctacacgatcgcataggcTCTCTTGAGTAAACATTTAGATAGATTACTAATGAAGCGATTCTACACAAAATGAAAACGTTTTTCATTTTGTCCTTTAGTTATGAAAACTTATCATAACCTTCAACTTTCAtgcacggttaaaggagaaaacTACCCACAATTaccatataattgttttaaatataaataaatataataactaatttatcatattatatttatagcctatagttttaatatcaaatcatatgtaacatttaaacaatAGTTCATTTCtcctttattcaatataaatcatatttatatcaaaatcctccaattaatgtatctcatacatcatatcaactatatcacatataattgaaccagtttaattatagcacatataatcaaactctctcatgtcaatttgaacaattcaaattgatccaaaaactgattctcaacttgaatccattgagctaccaagaggaccttatagacctgtagcttgaagctctaatggtacgtgaatagcagaataaactctttaatcacaagatCCATCATCTTTTAACtttcgggcactctactaagaccaacagctacactcttctcactacagatatatttctgtgtccatcggatatagccaatcaacagtaagataacccttcacagatcgctcataagtacagttgggacaatttaccgttttgcccctatagttacatctaacgctttaagtatcactgattcctcaaatgaacaatacatcatagtcctactatgagtggacacctctcgggccatgagaaggtttgtgatgccacatcgttcaagccccaaaatcatccctagggagcaatctatctacttacccctgcttcgggaaaggagtgagttccatcttttgtagctgagttcccagctctccaatcagacgaatccccaaagtggtaggtttgactTGGGAATCTCACCACTCcaacccatacaaatcaaaggaccgccctcgtaggtagaagttcccaactcacttaggattaagattatgttacctatggt encodes:
- the LOC120084195 gene encoding uncharacterized protein LOC120084195, with protein sequence MSLTSTLEVELFDVWGIDFMGPFPGPRGHQYILVVVDYVSKWVEAIFYAKNDVIMVAKFLKKNIFMRFGMPRALISDEVELGSKDGSNIFKVNGQRIKPYYGGLVDHNKETIDLAGQA